In a single window of the Niabella ginsenosidivorans genome:
- a CDS encoding NAD(P)-dependent oxidoreductase: MKIFRIGLIREGKIPQDSRVALTPAQCKWLLAQRSDIAFAIQPSATRCYKNEEYERMGIPLTEDLSDCDILLGIKEVPVKDLITNKTYLFFSHTKKKQPHNQKLLQTILEKKITLIDYECLEHEDGQRIIGFGFFAGIVGAHNGLMAYGNRTGLFHLDRVYKQKDYRNLIHTYFGLRLPNLKIAVTGSGRVAQGLLEVMNLVGVHEVEPDEYLARRFNYPVYTQLKSMDLYERKDNGKYNRQDFHETPGSYKNKFMPYTRQTDILLNGVYWSEGVPRLFEPEAISDDRFIIETIADVADDENGSVPINKRTQTIEDPVYGVDRYTLEITAPYLKSSIDIMAVGNLPNELPRDASRYFGEQLIKFVFDDLLGKGSETLQRATIAENGKLGKHFSYLADYAAQKPEQS; encoded by the coding sequence ATGAAAATCTTCAGGATCGGCCTTATCAGAGAAGGAAAAATTCCACAGGATAGCAGAGTGGCGCTGACTCCCGCACAATGCAAATGGCTGTTAGCACAGCGTTCAGATATTGCTTTTGCAATACAGCCTTCTGCCACACGCTGTTATAAGAACGAAGAATATGAACGTATGGGCATTCCGCTGACCGAAGATCTTTCAGATTGCGATATCCTCTTAGGTATTAAAGAAGTACCTGTTAAAGACCTTATTACCAATAAAACCTATCTGTTCTTTTCCCATACCAAAAAAAAACAACCACATAATCAAAAGCTTCTGCAAACCATTCTTGAAAAAAAGATAACACTGATCGACTACGAATGCCTGGAGCATGAAGACGGGCAGCGCATTATCGGGTTTGGCTTTTTTGCCGGGATTGTGGGAGCACATAACGGGTTAATGGCATATGGAAACCGTACAGGGCTGTTTCACCTGGACCGCGTATATAAGCAAAAGGATTACAGGAACCTGATCCACACGTATTTTGGGTTACGGCTGCCCAATCTTAAAATTGCTGTTACCGGCAGTGGCCGCGTGGCGCAGGGATTGCTGGAGGTCATGAACCTGGTTGGTGTGCATGAGGTGGAGCCGGATGAATACCTGGCCCGGCGTTTCAATTACCCGGTTTATACACAGCTGAAAAGTATGGATCTCTATGAGCGGAAAGATAACGGAAAATATAACCGTCAGGATTTCCATGAAACCCCAGGAAGTTATAAAAACAAATTCATGCCGTATACCCGGCAAACGGATATTCTGCTGAATGGGGTTTACTGGTCAGAAGGAGTGCCCCGGTTATTTGAACCGGAAGCAATCAGCGATGACCGGTTTATTATTGAAACGATTGCCGATGTTGCTGACGATGAGAACGGGTCAGTGCCCATTAATAAACGGACGCAGACAATTGAAGACCCGGTATATGGTGTAGACCGGTACACGCTGGAAATTACGGCGCCTTACCTGAAGAGCTCAATTGATATTATGGCGGTGGGCAATCTTCCGAATGAATTGCCCAGGGATGCCAGCCGCTATTTTGGAGAACAACTGATAAAATTTGTTTTCGATGACCTGCTGGGAAAGGGAAGTGAAACGCTGCAACGCGCCACTATTGCTGAAAACGGGAAGTTAGGGAAGCATTTTTCCTACCTGGCAGATTATGCAGCTCAAAAGCCGGAACAATCCTGA
- a CDS encoding RNA polymerase sigma factor yields the protein MAQQQDDIIVERLKNNDVTAFDELYLKYFKLLCASAYFFIKDEGDAKDLVQNFFLDIWEKRLFEHFHKDVKGYLFLSVKNRCLNFIKSRKVKERRSDAFRVTQEIQTAGTEEEADHPQSNERLLDLLSDMKGQKKAALTMVYFNGKKYREAANEMGIGINSLKTHLKSALKMLRIGMMDKKN from the coding sequence ATGGCGCAACAACAGGATGATATAATTGTAGAACGGTTGAAAAATAATGATGTTACGGCTTTTGACGAGCTGTACCTGAAGTATTTTAAGTTGCTTTGCGCAAGCGCCTATTTTTTTATAAAAGATGAAGGAGATGCCAAGGACCTGGTGCAGAATTTTTTCCTGGATATATGGGAGAAAAGATTGTTTGAACATTTTCATAAAGATGTAAAAGGATACCTGTTCCTGTCTGTTAAGAACCGCTGCCTGAATTTTATAAAAAGCCGTAAAGTAAAAGAACGGAGAAGCGATGCTTTCAGAGTGACACAGGAGATACAGACAGCGGGTACCGAAGAAGAAGCCGACCATCCACAAAGCAATGAGCGATTGCTGGATTTGCTGTCTGATATGAAAGGGCAGAAAAAAGCCGCGCTTACAATGGTCTATTTCAACGGCAAAAAATACCGGGAGGCAGCTAATGAAATGGGCATCGGCATTAATTCTCTCAAAACCCATTTGAAAAGTGCGTTAAAAATGTTAAGAATAGGCATGATGGACAAAAAAAATTAA
- a CDS encoding FecR family protein yields the protein MLYLESVAGTISPEDTAFLKQQLAADMLAKKFWEQLEQEGNIMALPVFINSINPQNEQKSLKEMMAARLQKRTTRYRRIQRMVATAAAIMVLFAAAWFFMAKNKKVTDTQTIASLVRENRSSVSLKLGSGETVDLKSQADRKIAVGNTILDMDPKSLHFSSADTSVNLLTIPQGENYTLTLSDGTVVTLNAETKLKFPFRFGAATRDVYLDGEAYFKVAKDSKHPFIVHTPLTKVEVAGTEFNINTYAKSTVSTVLVEGKVLTEAPGGGPRIPLQPGHAAIYNVQKGFNVEAIDTDDVVAWTRGVYYFHDLPFYELAEKMTRVYGVPVKADNPALAGRSVSGIMDRNNLPELLQDLKATVGIDFYYTGKVLHIQ from the coding sequence ATGCTGTATTTAGAAAGCGTGGCAGGAACCATCAGCCCGGAAGATACCGCTTTTTTAAAACAGCAACTGGCCGCTGATATGCTGGCTAAAAAATTCTGGGAGCAGTTGGAGCAGGAGGGAAACATCATGGCATTACCTGTTTTTATTAACAGCATCAACCCTCAAAACGAACAGAAAAGTTTAAAAGAAATGATGGCCGCCCGTCTGCAGAAAAGAACAACGCGGTACAGGCGCATTCAAAGAATGGTTGCCACCGCTGCAGCCATTATGGTGCTTTTCGCCGCTGCATGGTTTTTCATGGCTAAGAACAAAAAGGTTACAGATACACAAACCATCGCTTCGCTCGTTCGTGAGAACAGGAGCTCGGTCAGTCTGAAGCTCGGCTCCGGGGAAACGGTTGATTTAAAAAGCCAGGCAGACAGAAAGATAGCGGTTGGGAACACGATACTGGATATGGATCCGAAAAGTCTTCATTTCAGTTCCGCCGATACATCTGTTAACCTCTTAACCATCCCACAGGGAGAAAATTACACCCTTACCTTATCAGATGGTACGGTGGTCACATTGAACGCGGAAACAAAGTTGAAATTTCCTTTCCGTTTCGGAGCCGCTACCCGGGATGTTTACCTGGACGGGGAAGCCTATTTTAAAGTGGCGAAAGACAGCAAACATCCTTTTATTGTACATACACCTCTTACAAAAGTAGAGGTGGCAGGAACCGAGTTCAATATCAATACCTATGCAAAAAGTACCGTGTCAACAGTGCTGGTAGAAGGAAAAGTGCTTACAGAAGCGCCGGGCGGCGGACCACGTATTCCCCTGCAGCCCGGTCATGCAGCCATCTACAATGTGCAAAAAGGATTTAATGTGGAAGCAATAGATACAGACGATGTTGTTGCATGGACCAGGGGCGTTTATTATTTCCATGACCTGCCCTTTTATGAGCTGGCAGAAAAAATGACACGTGTTTACGGTGTTCCTGTTAAGGCAGATAATCCTGCTTTGGCCGGCAGATCAGTATCCGGTATAATGGACAGGAACAACCTGCCGGAATTGCTGCAGGATTTAAAAGCTACAGTTGGGATTGATTTTTACTATACCGGCAAGGTCCTTCATATTCAATAA